The genomic interval GCGACATCGACCGCAGGGCAGTCGAAGCGGACGTAAGTGCAGTCGCTCCGGGTTTGCCCGCTGACCTTCGGTGGCTTCTTGTCGGGTGGGTCATCCACTGGCACTGGGAACGCTGAGCAACCGCCCACCCGCTCCGATTGCCGGATATTTGGCGCCGCTGGGAGTCACTTGCGAGAGGCTCCTGCGCGCCTATCAGGTGTTCTTGACGCTCCTACGACTCGGCCTGCCCTTCGTCGTCGGGCTTCGTGTTGAGCAAGGCGCCGAAGAGGTCGGCCGCTCCTTGGTCTCTCGCGTCGACGGCGTGGCCGTAGATGTCGGAGGTGGTCGAGGCCCGCTCGTGGCCGAGGCGGCGGGACACGGTGTGGAGGGGCACACCAGCGTCGAGGAGGTAGGAGGCGTGCATGTGTCGGAGGTCGTGGACTCGCACGCCGGTGACCCCGGCTGCGTTGCAGAGCCGGCGCCAGGCGGCGGTCACGTAGTCCGGTCGCCAGGGCCGCTCTCCCCCGTCGTGGGAGAAGATGTAGGGCAGCTCGACGAGGGTCGGACCACCTGCCAGCGCAGCCTCGACCTCCGTTCGCCGAGCTTCGAGACGGGCGGCGGTCTCGACGTCGATGGCGACGGTCCGCTCGCTGTGGGTCTTGGTGTCCTTGATCAGGACCTGGTTGCCGGCGAGATGGAGCACCGACCGGTGGATGTGGACGAGCCGGGCCTCCAGGTCGTTGCCGCCTCGAGTCGCTCCGCCCTGATCGATCTGTGCTGAACCTGGGTGAGGACCTTCTCGGCGTCGCGCTTGGTTCCCCTGACCGTCCGGGACACCTGGTGGTACCGAGCCATCAAGGGATGACTCAGGGATGGCAACCCTTCCGATGACGGCTCTTCTGCGCTGCAACCCTCTGAACTGGACTTTTATGGTGGGCCGCCCGGGTCTCGAACCCGGCACCTTGGGATTAAAAGTCCCCTGCTCTAGCCCGATGAGCTAGCGGCCCGACGCGCGGTCACGGTACCGCCCGGTCGGGTCGCCCAGGTGAAGCGAAGGGTGGCGTCGGCAGACCGTGCCACCATGGCGGGCCGCCGTGCGCCGGATGCGGCTGGGAGAGGAGCGGGGTGCTCGAGTCGGTACCGGAGATCATCCAGGCGATCGTCCTCGGCATCGTCCAGGGCGCCACCGAGTTCATCCCGGTGTCGAGCTCGGGGCACCTGGTGCTGGTGCCGTTCGTGCTCGGCTGGGAGAAGCCCAGCCTGGCGTTCGACGTCGCCCTCCACGCCGGCACCGCCGGCGCCATCGTCGTGTACTTCCGGCGCGACCTGCTGGCCATGGCCGGTGCAATCGTTCGCCCGGACGGTTCGCCCGAGTCCGCCACCTACCGGCGTCTCGTGGTCTACCTGGCGCTGGCGACCGTCCCCGCTGGCCTCATCGGTGTGGCCTTCCGGAGCACCTTCGAGGGAGCCTTCGCCACCCCACGGCTCGCCTCCGCACTCCTGCTCGTGACCGCGGCGATGCTGGTCGGCGGCGAACGGCTGCGAGCCCGACGCATCGCCCGCACCCCCGCCTCCGCCCCGGTGCCGGCCTCCCGACCGGCGATGACCACCAGCGTGGGGGCCGACCCCGAAGACCCGGCGGGCACCACCCTCGACCGGGTCGACCTGCGCCAGGCCATGGCGATCGGCCTCGGGCAGGCGCTGGCCCTGCTGCCGGGCATCTCCCGGTCGGGCAGCACGATCACCACCGGGCTGGCGATGGGTCTGACCAGGGCGGCGGCCACCCGGTTCTCGTTCCTCCTCGCCCTACCGGTCCTGGTGGGCGCGGCGGTGGTGAGCGTCCCTGATCTGGCCGAGCCGGGCCGGTTCTCCGGTGCCGACATCGTCGCCGGGGTGCTCGCCGCGTTCGTGTCGGGCTACCTCGCCGTGGCGTTCTTGGTGCGGCTCGTGGCGCGAGCGGGGCTCACGGGCTTCGCCCTCTACCTGGTGGCCGCCAGCGGCGCCACCATGGCGCTGACCTTCGTCAGGTGAAGCGGCGGGAGCCCACGTTGAGCACCAGCCCGACGGCGATGAACGACGCCAGGGTGGCCGACCCGCCGTAGCTGAGGAACGGCAGGGGGATCCCGGTGATGGGCATCATCTGCATGGTCATGCCGATGTTCTGGAAGATCTTGAACACCATCATGGCCAGCACCCCGACGCACAGCAGGGCGCCGAAGCGGTCGCGAGCCACCAGCGCCGCCCGCCAGACCCGCCAGGCGACCACGGCAAAGAGGGTCACCACCGTCGCGGTGCCGAGGAAGCCGAGCTCCTCGCCGATCACGGTGAAGATGAAGTCGGTGTGCTGCTCGGGGACGAAGGAGAGGTTGGTCTGGGTCCCCTGGAAGAGGCCCACACCGGTGAGGCCGCCGGCGCCGAGGGCGATCTGCGACTGGGTGAGGTTGTAGACCGAGGAGCTGTCGCCCTGCGGGTTGACGAAGCCGGTGAGGCGGTCGCGCTGGTAGTCCTCGAGGACCCCCAGGCTCAGGCCGGCGATGACCGCGAAGGCGACGACGAGGCCCACCGCGGCGAGGTGGCGGAGGCGGGCGCCGCCGAAGAACGTCACCGCGATGGCGACGACACCGAAGACGAGGGCCGTGCCGAGGTCGGGCTGGGTCAGCACGAGCAGGGCGGGCACGCCGGCGAGGACGAGGGCGCCGACGAAGC from Acidimicrobiales bacterium carries:
- a CDS encoding site-specific integrase, whose translation is MPGSRPGRPTIKVQFRGLQRRRAVIGRVAIPESSLDGSVPPGVPDGQGNQARRREGPHPGSAQIDQGGATRGGNDLEARLVHIHRSVLHLAGNQVLIKDTKTHSERTVAIDVETAARLEARRTEVEAALAGGPTLVELPYIFSHDGGERPWRPDYVTAAWRRLCNAAGVTGVRVHDLRHMHASYLLDAGVPLHTVSRRLGHERASTTSDIYGHAVDARDQGAADLFGALLNTKPDDEGQAES
- a CDS encoding undecaprenyl-diphosphate phosphatase, with product MLESVPEIIQAIVLGIVQGATEFIPVSSSGHLVLVPFVLGWEKPSLAFDVALHAGTAGAIVVYFRRDLLAMAGAIVRPDGSPESATYRRLVVYLALATVPAGLIGVAFRSTFEGAFATPRLASALLLVTAAMLVGGERLRARRIARTPASAPVPASRPAMTTSVGADPEDPAGTTLDRVDLRQAMAIGLGQALALLPGISRSGSTITTGLAMGLTRAAATRFSFLLALPVLVGAAVVSVPDLAEPGRFSGADIVAGVLAAFVSGYLAVAFLVRLVARAGLTGFALYLVAASGATMALTFVR
- the rodA gene encoding rod shape-determining protein RodA; this encodes MRTTSPTFERRRRLADPIRHLDPVLIGAVLALSVIGLLAVYSATHSSLRSAGLDPTFYLRRQAIWVALGIVLASGVMAIDYRRIRDTTAIWYGLSVLLLLLVISPLGVTTQGAQRWVNLGFFQLQPSEFAEVALVLLLASWCHMHEELTGGRFVGALVLAGVPALLVLTQPDLGTALVFGVVAIAVTFFGGARLRHLAAVGLVVAFAVIAGLSLGVLEDYQRDRLTGFVNPQGDSSSVYNLTQSQIALGAGGLTGVGLFQGTQTNLSFVPEQHTDFIFTVIGEELGFLGTATVVTLFAVVAWRVWRAALVARDRFGALLCVGVLAMMVFKIFQNIGMTMQMMPITGIPLPFLSYGGSATLASFIAVGLVLNVGSRRFT